One Gambusia affinis linkage group LG15, SWU_Gaff_1.0, whole genome shotgun sequence genomic window carries:
- the auts2a gene encoding autism susceptibility gene 2 protein isoform X13, with product MNGAQMDTSKGPDFGINALSTNGSQEPHGPGLLKVSGLERSQERSQESCRDPQPPESSTLSPALALPQPEVSIAQTPAPLQTPTNSSAQAQTPALPLPRSEALPAPRAPAALPLAQSQESSPPPLPRPQPQPEHPTHTRPQPTPSLHPHPPSPALPTHNPHQQHPNQAGPHRPPSRCHPRPLSAYNGLNLNGHSSSSRSSTPGAKLHGSSAPALHLPNQPPAPAAATFPLSLAANQSAPHSFPSALQPSPHPHHPNMFATPAALPPPPPLTSSTLPVPGHPAAGSAYSEQDLLRQELNTRFLASQSADRGASLGPPPYLRTEFHQHQHQHQHQHTHQHTHQHTFTPFPHAIMPTPAPPMVRTPTRNFDKYPTKVDPFYRHSLFHSYPPAMSGLPPVIPPTGPFSSLQGAFQPKTSNPLDVSTRPGAVPHTFLQKDPRLTDPFRPILRKPGKWCAMHVHIAWQTYHHQQKVKQQMQVDPHKLDFGLKPEFLSRHPGPSLFGAIHHPSDLARPATLFSAAGPTHPSAGPFGHPPPHPGNFLTPASHLGKRTLPFEPFNRPSSFGGLGSLSSSAFGGLGNPALKSLTAANSMFGHKEGPNAPQHLNSSSNNNHQEPWNRLHRTPPSFPTPPPWLKPGDSERSASVSSHERDRDLEKRDSVGKDDKDRDSVEKRQPSHPSPVPVHPINLLGHTRPPEHHRNHLPPASGDPQRDKETKAKDREREHQDSWKDNADDHKLKDNQHSDKDAPVIHDGRVSEDKVPNRGTTSPYVRQTSLERPNGGLSREVLEKKAELTYEQQKKNSEIKVKEERKEEQDGAAERISEPPSQAPSTPTLHPPSSVPVPMGMPGVHPINSISGLERTRVVAPFMGASPLPGAERFPYPAFHWDPMRDPYRGLDIHRRDPLARDLLLRNDSLHRLAVPRLYEAERSYRDREPHDFNRDHVHSLALEQRREQERAHLEERDRLNMLREDYEHGRLHPPMHHPVLDGHLPHPASGLMAPGLPGMHYSRVSPSAAAAAAAAAHQNSILNKTPPTASLSAPPPLIPTLGARPGSPRRTTPLATDIRDRPTHKDIEAR from the exons ATGAATGGAGCACAGATGGATACTAGCAAAG GTCCAGATTTTGGCATCAATGCTCTCTCCACCAATGGCAGCCAGGAGCCTCACGGCCCGGGCCTCCTCAAGGTGTCAGGCCTAGAGCGGAGTCAGGAACGGAGCCAGGAGAGCTGCAGGGACCCTCAGCCTCCTGAATCCAGCACCTTAAGTCCAGCTCTCGCCCTGCCGCAGCCCGAGGTCTCCATCGCCCAGACCCCAGCCCCTCTTCAGACCCCAACAAACAGCTCTGCCCAGGCTCAGACTCCGGCCCTGCCTCTTCCACGCTCCGAGGCTCTACCTGCCCCTCGGGCCCCTGCAGCCCTGCCTCTTGCCCAGAGCCAGGAGAGCTCACCACCTCCTCTTCCCCGACCGCAGCCACAGCCAGAACACCCTACCCACACTAGGCCTCAACCAACACCGAGTCTTCACCCGCACCCTCCGTCCCCCGCCCTTCCGACCCACAACCCCCACCAGCAGCACCCCAATCAGGCGGGGCCTCATCGGCCCCCATCACGTTGCCACCCCAGGCCCCTTTCTGCTTACAACGGCCTCAACCTTAACGGCCACAG cagcagcagcaggagcagcaccCCAGGCGCCAAGCTGCACGGATCCTCCGCTCCTGCCTTGCATCTTCCCAACCAGCCGCCTGCTCCGGCAGCTGCCACCTTCCCTCTTTCTCTGGCGGCCAACCAGAGCGCCCCCCACAGCTTCCCCTCTGCGCTGCAGCCCTCGCCACATCCTCATCACCCCAATATGTTTGCGACTCCAGCAGCATtgcctccaccaccaccactgaCATCGAGCACCCTGCCGGTACCTGGACATCCCGCTGCTGGGAGTGCCTATTCAG AACAAGACCTTCTCCGTCAGGAGCTCAACACCCGATTCCTGGCCTCTCAGAGCGCAGACCGCGGCGCCTCGCTGGGCCCACCGCCCTACCTGCGAACAGAGTTCCACCAGCACCAACATCAGCATCAGCACCAACACACCCACCAGCACACGCACCAGCACACGTTCACGCCCTTCCCCCACGCCATCATGCCCACCCCAGCACCACCTATGGTGCGTACCCCAACCAGAAAT TTTGACAAATACCCAACAAAAGTCGATCCTTTCTACAGACACAGT CTCTTCCACTCATACCCTCCAGCCATGTCTGGTCTCCCACCTGTCATTCCTCCAACCGGGCCCTTCAGCTCCCTGCAGGGAGCCTTCCAACCCAAG ACCTCTAACCCATTGGACGTGTCCACCAGACCAGGGGCGGTCCCTCACACGTTCTTACAAAAGGACCCCAGG TTAACGGATCCATTTCGGCCCATTCTGAGG AAACCTGGGAAGTGGTGCGCCATGCATGTCCATATTGCCTGGCAGACGTATCACCACCAACAGAAAGTGAAG CAGCAGATGCAGGTCGACCCTCACAAGCTAGACTTCGGCCTCAAGCCCGAGTTCCTCAGTCGACATCCGGGCCCCAGCCTGTTTGGTGCCATCCATCACCCAAGTGACTTGGCACGGCCTGCTACGCTCTTCTCTGCTGCAG GTCCTACCCACCCTTCAGCTGGTCCCTTCGGCCACCCTCCCCCTCATCCAGGAAACTTCCTCACCCCAGCATCACACTTAGGCAAGAGGACTCTCCCCTTTG AGCCTTTCAATAGGCCGTCATCGTTTGGAGGACTGGGGTCTCTCAGTTCATCGGCCTTTGGGGGGCTTGGAAATCCAGCACTCA AATCCCTAACAGCGGCCAACTCCATGTTCGGCCACAAGGAGGGCCCCAATGCACCGCAGCActtaaacagcagcagcaacaacaatcACCAGGAGCCGTGGAACCGCCTCCACCGCACGCCACCCTCCTTCCCCACGCCGCCCCCCTGGCTGAAGCCCGGAGATTCAGAGAGGAGCGCCTCAGTCAGCTCGCATGAGAGGGATCGGGACTTGGAAAAGCGGGACTCCGTCGGTAAAGACGACAAAGACAG GGACTCGGTAGAGAAGCGCCAGCCAAGCCATCCATCCCCAGTCCCCGTCCATCCAATCAACCTCCTCGGCCATACCCGGCCCCCTGAGCACCACAGAAACCACCTGCCTCCCGCTTCTGGGGACCCTCAGAGGGACAAGGAAACGAAGGCcaaagacagagaaagggaGCACCAAGACTCTTGGAAAGACAACGCAGATGACCACAAGCTCAAGGACAACCAGCACAGCGACAAGGACGCACCAGTCATCCACGATGGCCGAGTGTCAGAGGACAAGGTGCCCAACAGGGGAACCACGTCGCCCTACGTTCGCCAGACCAGCCTAGAGCGTCCTAATGGTGGTCTGAGCAGGGAAGTCCTGGAGAAGAAGGCGGAGCTAACATAcgagcagcagaagaagaacagtGAGATCAAAGtgaaggaggagaggaaggaggagcaGGATGGGGCAGCAGAGAGGATCAGTGAACCCCCGTCACAGGCACCCTCCACTCCAACGCTCCACCCACCCTCCTCGGTGCCCGTTCCAATGGGAATGCCAGGGGTCCACCCCATCAACAGCATCAGCGGTCTGGAGAGAACTCGTGTTGTGGCCCCCTTCATGGGTGCCAGCCCCCTTCCTGGGGCTGAGAGGTTCCCCTATCCCGCTTTCCACTGGGACCCAATGAGGGACCCTTACCGGGGTCTGGATATCCACAGACGGGACCCTTTGGCCAGAGACCTTCTGCTGAGGAACGACTCCCTGCACCGGCTTGCGGTTCCACGCCTTTACGAGGCCGAGCGCTCCTACCGGGACCGGGAGCCTCACGACTTCAACCGCGACCACGTCCATTCTCTGGCCCTGGAGCAGCGGAGAGAGCAGGAGCGCGCACACCTGGAGGAACGTGACCGCCTCAACATGCTCAGAGAGGACTACGAGCACGGCCGCCTCCATCCCCCCATGCACCACCCGGTCCTGGACGGACACCTTCCCCACCCCGCCTCGGGCCTTATGGCCCCGGGACTCCCAGGCATGCACTACTCCAGGGTGAGCCCAtcagccgcagcagcagctgctgccgcGGCACATCAGAACAGCATCTTAAACAAAACGCCACCCACAGCGTCACTGAGCGCTCCCCCGCCTCTCATCCCGACCCTGGGTGCCCGGCCTGGTTCCCCCAGACGGACTACTCCGCTGGCCACAGACATCAGGGACAGACCGACTCACAAAGACATCGAAGCGCGATGA
- the auts2a gene encoding autism susceptibility gene 2 protein isoform X12 — MVSEVSDASSEKFFSTATAKGPDFGINALSTNGSQEPHGPGLLKVSGLERSQERSQESCRDPQPPESSTLSPALALPQPEVSIAQTPAPLQTPTNSSAQAQTPALPLPRSEALPAPRAPAALPLAQSQESSPPPLPRPQPQPEHPTHTRPQPTPSLHPHPPSPALPTHNPHQQHPNQAGPHRPPSRCHPRPLSAYNGLNLNGHSSSSRSSTPGAKLHGSSAPALHLPNQPPAPAAATFPLSLAANQSAPHSFPSALQPSPHPHHPNMFATPAALPPPPPLTSSTLPVPGHPAAGSAYSEQDLLRQELNTRFLASQSADRGASLGPPPYLRTEFHQHQHQHQHQHTHQHTHQHTFTPFPHAIMPTPAPPMVRTPTRNFDKYPTKVDPFYRHSLFHSYPPAMSGLPPVIPPTGPFSSLQGAFQPKTSNPLDVSTRPGAVPHTFLQKDPRLTDPFRPILRKPGKWCAMHVHIAWQTYHHQQKVKQQMQVDPHKLDFGLKPEFLSRHPGPSLFGAIHHPSDLARPATLFSAAGPTHPSAGPFGHPPPHPGNFLTPASHLGKRTLPFEPFNRPSSFGGLGSLSSSAFGGLGNPALKSLTAANSMFGHKEGPNAPQHLNSSSNNNHQEPWNRLHRTPPSFPTPPPWLKPGDSERSASVSSHERDRDLEKRDSVGKDDKDRDSVEKRQPSHPSPVPVHPINLLGHTRPPEHHRNHLPPASGDPQRDKETKAKDREREHQDSWKDNADDHKLKDNQHSDKDAPVIHDGRVSEDKVPNRGTTSPYVRQTSLERPNGGLSREVLEKKAELTYEQQKKNSEIKVKEERKEEQDGAAERISEPPSQAPSTPTLHPPSSVPVPMGMPGVHPINSISGLERTRVVAPFMGASPLPGAERFPYPAFHWDPMRDPYRGLDIHRRDPLARDLLLRNDSLHRLAVPRLYEAERSYRDREPHDFNRDHVHSLALEQRREQERAHLEERDRLNMLREDYEHGRLHPPMHHPVLDGHLPHPASGLMAPGLPGMHYSRVSPSAAAAAAAAAHQNSILNKTPPTASLSAPPPLIPTLGARPGSPRRTTPLATDIRDRPTHKDIEAR, encoded by the exons GTCCAGATTTTGGCATCAATGCTCTCTCCACCAATGGCAGCCAGGAGCCTCACGGCCCGGGCCTCCTCAAGGTGTCAGGCCTAGAGCGGAGTCAGGAACGGAGCCAGGAGAGCTGCAGGGACCCTCAGCCTCCTGAATCCAGCACCTTAAGTCCAGCTCTCGCCCTGCCGCAGCCCGAGGTCTCCATCGCCCAGACCCCAGCCCCTCTTCAGACCCCAACAAACAGCTCTGCCCAGGCTCAGACTCCGGCCCTGCCTCTTCCACGCTCCGAGGCTCTACCTGCCCCTCGGGCCCCTGCAGCCCTGCCTCTTGCCCAGAGCCAGGAGAGCTCACCACCTCCTCTTCCCCGACCGCAGCCACAGCCAGAACACCCTACCCACACTAGGCCTCAACCAACACCGAGTCTTCACCCGCACCCTCCGTCCCCCGCCCTTCCGACCCACAACCCCCACCAGCAGCACCCCAATCAGGCGGGGCCTCATCGGCCCCCATCACGTTGCCACCCCAGGCCCCTTTCTGCTTACAACGGCCTCAACCTTAACGGCCACAG cagcagcagcaggagcagcaccCCAGGCGCCAAGCTGCACGGATCCTCCGCTCCTGCCTTGCATCTTCCCAACCAGCCGCCTGCTCCGGCAGCTGCCACCTTCCCTCTTTCTCTGGCGGCCAACCAGAGCGCCCCCCACAGCTTCCCCTCTGCGCTGCAGCCCTCGCCACATCCTCATCACCCCAATATGTTTGCGACTCCAGCAGCATtgcctccaccaccaccactgaCATCGAGCACCCTGCCGGTACCTGGACATCCCGCTGCTGGGAGTGCCTATTCAG AACAAGACCTTCTCCGTCAGGAGCTCAACACCCGATTCCTGGCCTCTCAGAGCGCAGACCGCGGCGCCTCGCTGGGCCCACCGCCCTACCTGCGAACAGAGTTCCACCAGCACCAACATCAGCATCAGCACCAACACACCCACCAGCACACGCACCAGCACACGTTCACGCCCTTCCCCCACGCCATCATGCCCACCCCAGCACCACCTATGGTGCGTACCCCAACCAGAAAT TTTGACAAATACCCAACAAAAGTCGATCCTTTCTACAGACACAGT CTCTTCCACTCATACCCTCCAGCCATGTCTGGTCTCCCACCTGTCATTCCTCCAACCGGGCCCTTCAGCTCCCTGCAGGGAGCCTTCCAACCCAAG ACCTCTAACCCATTGGACGTGTCCACCAGACCAGGGGCGGTCCCTCACACGTTCTTACAAAAGGACCCCAGG TTAACGGATCCATTTCGGCCCATTCTGAGG AAACCTGGGAAGTGGTGCGCCATGCATGTCCATATTGCCTGGCAGACGTATCACCACCAACAGAAAGTGAAG CAGCAGATGCAGGTCGACCCTCACAAGCTAGACTTCGGCCTCAAGCCCGAGTTCCTCAGTCGACATCCGGGCCCCAGCCTGTTTGGTGCCATCCATCACCCAAGTGACTTGGCACGGCCTGCTACGCTCTTCTCTGCTGCAG GTCCTACCCACCCTTCAGCTGGTCCCTTCGGCCACCCTCCCCCTCATCCAGGAAACTTCCTCACCCCAGCATCACACTTAGGCAAGAGGACTCTCCCCTTTG AGCCTTTCAATAGGCCGTCATCGTTTGGAGGACTGGGGTCTCTCAGTTCATCGGCCTTTGGGGGGCTTGGAAATCCAGCACTCA AATCCCTAACAGCGGCCAACTCCATGTTCGGCCACAAGGAGGGCCCCAATGCACCGCAGCActtaaacagcagcagcaacaacaatcACCAGGAGCCGTGGAACCGCCTCCACCGCACGCCACCCTCCTTCCCCACGCCGCCCCCCTGGCTGAAGCCCGGAGATTCAGAGAGGAGCGCCTCAGTCAGCTCGCATGAGAGGGATCGGGACTTGGAAAAGCGGGACTCCGTCGGTAAAGACGACAAAGACAG GGACTCGGTAGAGAAGCGCCAGCCAAGCCATCCATCCCCAGTCCCCGTCCATCCAATCAACCTCCTCGGCCATACCCGGCCCCCTGAGCACCACAGAAACCACCTGCCTCCCGCTTCTGGGGACCCTCAGAGGGACAAGGAAACGAAGGCcaaagacagagaaagggaGCACCAAGACTCTTGGAAAGACAACGCAGATGACCACAAGCTCAAGGACAACCAGCACAGCGACAAGGACGCACCAGTCATCCACGATGGCCGAGTGTCAGAGGACAAGGTGCCCAACAGGGGAACCACGTCGCCCTACGTTCGCCAGACCAGCCTAGAGCGTCCTAATGGTGGTCTGAGCAGGGAAGTCCTGGAGAAGAAGGCGGAGCTAACATAcgagcagcagaagaagaacagtGAGATCAAAGtgaaggaggagaggaaggaggagcaGGATGGGGCAGCAGAGAGGATCAGTGAACCCCCGTCACAGGCACCCTCCACTCCAACGCTCCACCCACCCTCCTCGGTGCCCGTTCCAATGGGAATGCCAGGGGTCCACCCCATCAACAGCATCAGCGGTCTGGAGAGAACTCGTGTTGTGGCCCCCTTCATGGGTGCCAGCCCCCTTCCTGGGGCTGAGAGGTTCCCCTATCCCGCTTTCCACTGGGACCCAATGAGGGACCCTTACCGGGGTCTGGATATCCACAGACGGGACCCTTTGGCCAGAGACCTTCTGCTGAGGAACGACTCCCTGCACCGGCTTGCGGTTCCACGCCTTTACGAGGCCGAGCGCTCCTACCGGGACCGGGAGCCTCACGACTTCAACCGCGACCACGTCCATTCTCTGGCCCTGGAGCAGCGGAGAGAGCAGGAGCGCGCACACCTGGAGGAACGTGACCGCCTCAACATGCTCAGAGAGGACTACGAGCACGGCCGCCTCCATCCCCCCATGCACCACCCGGTCCTGGACGGACACCTTCCCCACCCCGCCTCGGGCCTTATGGCCCCGGGACTCCCAGGCATGCACTACTCCAGGGTGAGCCCAtcagccgcagcagcagctgctgccgcGGCACATCAGAACAGCATCTTAAACAAAACGCCACCCACAGCGTCACTGAGCGCTCCCCCGCCTCTCATCCCGACCCTGGGTGCCCGGCCTGGTTCCCCCAGACGGACTACTCCGCTGGCCACAGACATCAGGGACAGACCGACTCACAAAGACATCGAAGCGCGATGA
- the auts2a gene encoding autism susceptibility gene 2 protein isoform X11, with translation MSLNTLMSLSAMLKPGQNNGKDSDSESASGESKPSIRSSSRDRLTDCDTESDQEDKVSDASSEKFFSTATAKGPDFGINALSTNGSQEPHGPGLLKVSGLERSQERSQESCRDPQPPESSTLSPALALPQPEVSIAQTPAPLQTPTNSSAQAQTPALPLPRSEALPAPRAPAALPLAQSQESSPPPLPRPQPQPEHPTHTRPQPTPSLHPHPPSPALPTHNPHQQHPNQAGPHRPPSRCHPRPLSAYNGLNLNGHSSSSRSSTPGAKLHGSSAPALHLPNQPPAPAAATFPLSLAANQSAPHSFPSALQPSPHPHHPNMFATPAALPPPPPLTSSTLPVPGHPAAGSAYSEQDLLRQELNTRFLASQSADRGASLGPPPYLRTEFHQHQHQHQHQHTHQHTHQHTFTPFPHAIMPTPAPPMVRTPTRNFDKYPTKVDPFYRHSLFHSYPPAMSGLPPVIPPTGPFSSLQGAFQPKTSNPLDVSTRPGAVPHTFLQKDPRLTDPFRPILRKPGKWCAMHVHIAWQTYHHQQKVKQQMQVDPHKLDFGLKPEFLSRHPGPSLFGAIHHPSDLARPATLFSAAGPTHPSAGPFGHPPPHPGNFLTPASHLGKRTLPFEPFNRPSSFGGLGSLSSSAFGGLGNPALKSLTAANSMFGHKEGPNAPQHLNSSSNNNHQEPWNRLHRTPPSFPTPPPWLKPGDSERSASVSSHERDRDLEKRDSVGKDDKDRDSVEKRQPSHPSPVPVHPINLLGHTRPPEHHRNHLPPASGDPQRDKETKAKDREREHQDSWKDNADDHKLKDNQHSDKDAPVIHDGRVSEDKVPNRGTTSPYVRQTSLERPNGGLSREVLEKKAELTYEQQKKNSEIKVKEERKEEQDGAAERISEPPSQAPSTPTLHPPSSVPVPMGMPGVHPINSISGLERTRVVAPFMGASPLPGAERFPYPAFHWDPMRDPYRGLDIHRRDPLARDLLLRNDSLHRLAVPRLYEAERSYRDREPHDFNRDHVHSLALEQRREQERAHLEERDRLNMLREDYEHGRLHPPMHHPVLDGHLPHPASGLMAPGLPGMHYSRVSPSAAAAAAAAAHQNSILNKTPPTASLSAPPPLIPTLGARPGSPRRTTPLATDIRDRPTHKDIEAR, from the exons GTCCAGATTTTGGCATCAATGCTCTCTCCACCAATGGCAGCCAGGAGCCTCACGGCCCGGGCCTCCTCAAGGTGTCAGGCCTAGAGCGGAGTCAGGAACGGAGCCAGGAGAGCTGCAGGGACCCTCAGCCTCCTGAATCCAGCACCTTAAGTCCAGCTCTCGCCCTGCCGCAGCCCGAGGTCTCCATCGCCCAGACCCCAGCCCCTCTTCAGACCCCAACAAACAGCTCTGCCCAGGCTCAGACTCCGGCCCTGCCTCTTCCACGCTCCGAGGCTCTACCTGCCCCTCGGGCCCCTGCAGCCCTGCCTCTTGCCCAGAGCCAGGAGAGCTCACCACCTCCTCTTCCCCGACCGCAGCCACAGCCAGAACACCCTACCCACACTAGGCCTCAACCAACACCGAGTCTTCACCCGCACCCTCCGTCCCCCGCCCTTCCGACCCACAACCCCCACCAGCAGCACCCCAATCAGGCGGGGCCTCATCGGCCCCCATCACGTTGCCACCCCAGGCCCCTTTCTGCTTACAACGGCCTCAACCTTAACGGCCACAG cagcagcagcaggagcagcaccCCAGGCGCCAAGCTGCACGGATCCTCCGCTCCTGCCTTGCATCTTCCCAACCAGCCGCCTGCTCCGGCAGCTGCCACCTTCCCTCTTTCTCTGGCGGCCAACCAGAGCGCCCCCCACAGCTTCCCCTCTGCGCTGCAGCCCTCGCCACATCCTCATCACCCCAATATGTTTGCGACTCCAGCAGCATtgcctccaccaccaccactgaCATCGAGCACCCTGCCGGTACCTGGACATCCCGCTGCTGGGAGTGCCTATTCAG AACAAGACCTTCTCCGTCAGGAGCTCAACACCCGATTCCTGGCCTCTCAGAGCGCAGACCGCGGCGCCTCGCTGGGCCCACCGCCCTACCTGCGAACAGAGTTCCACCAGCACCAACATCAGCATCAGCACCAACACACCCACCAGCACACGCACCAGCACACGTTCACGCCCTTCCCCCACGCCATCATGCCCACCCCAGCACCACCTATGGTGCGTACCCCAACCAGAAAT TTTGACAAATACCCAACAAAAGTCGATCCTTTCTACAGACACAGT CTCTTCCACTCATACCCTCCAGCCATGTCTGGTCTCCCACCTGTCATTCCTCCAACCGGGCCCTTCAGCTCCCTGCAGGGAGCCTTCCAACCCAAG ACCTCTAACCCATTGGACGTGTCCACCAGACCAGGGGCGGTCCCTCACACGTTCTTACAAAAGGACCCCAGG TTAACGGATCCATTTCGGCCCATTCTGAGG AAACCTGGGAAGTGGTGCGCCATGCATGTCCATATTGCCTGGCAGACGTATCACCACCAACAGAAAGTGAAG CAGCAGATGCAGGTCGACCCTCACAAGCTAGACTTCGGCCTCAAGCCCGAGTTCCTCAGTCGACATCCGGGCCCCAGCCTGTTTGGTGCCATCCATCACCCAAGTGACTTGGCACGGCCTGCTACGCTCTTCTCTGCTGCAG GTCCTACCCACCCTTCAGCTGGTCCCTTCGGCCACCCTCCCCCTCATCCAGGAAACTTCCTCACCCCAGCATCACACTTAGGCAAGAGGACTCTCCCCTTTG AGCCTTTCAATAGGCCGTCATCGTTTGGAGGACTGGGGTCTCTCAGTTCATCGGCCTTTGGGGGGCTTGGAAATCCAGCACTCA AATCCCTAACAGCGGCCAACTCCATGTTCGGCCACAAGGAGGGCCCCAATGCACCGCAGCActtaaacagcagcagcaacaacaatcACCAGGAGCCGTGGAACCGCCTCCACCGCACGCCACCCTCCTTCCCCACGCCGCCCCCCTGGCTGAAGCCCGGAGATTCAGAGAGGAGCGCCTCAGTCAGCTCGCATGAGAGGGATCGGGACTTGGAAAAGCGGGACTCCGTCGGTAAAGACGACAAAGACAG GGACTCGGTAGAGAAGCGCCAGCCAAGCCATCCATCCCCAGTCCCCGTCCATCCAATCAACCTCCTCGGCCATACCCGGCCCCCTGAGCACCACAGAAACCACCTGCCTCCCGCTTCTGGGGACCCTCAGAGGGACAAGGAAACGAAGGCcaaagacagagaaagggaGCACCAAGACTCTTGGAAAGACAACGCAGATGACCACAAGCTCAAGGACAACCAGCACAGCGACAAGGACGCACCAGTCATCCACGATGGCCGAGTGTCAGAGGACAAGGTGCCCAACAGGGGAACCACGTCGCCCTACGTTCGCCAGACCAGCCTAGAGCGTCCTAATGGTGGTCTGAGCAGGGAAGTCCTGGAGAAGAAGGCGGAGCTAACATAcgagcagcagaagaagaacagtGAGATCAAAGtgaaggaggagaggaaggaggagcaGGATGGGGCAGCAGAGAGGATCAGTGAACCCCCGTCACAGGCACCCTCCACTCCAACGCTCCACCCACCCTCCTCGGTGCCCGTTCCAATGGGAATGCCAGGGGTCCACCCCATCAACAGCATCAGCGGTCTGGAGAGAACTCGTGTTGTGGCCCCCTTCATGGGTGCCAGCCCCCTTCCTGGGGCTGAGAGGTTCCCCTATCCCGCTTTCCACTGGGACCCAATGAGGGACCCTTACCGGGGTCTGGATATCCACAGACGGGACCCTTTGGCCAGAGACCTTCTGCTGAGGAACGACTCCCTGCACCGGCTTGCGGTTCCACGCCTTTACGAGGCCGAGCGCTCCTACCGGGACCGGGAGCCTCACGACTTCAACCGCGACCACGTCCATTCTCTGGCCCTGGAGCAGCGGAGAGAGCAGGAGCGCGCACACCTGGAGGAACGTGACCGCCTCAACATGCTCAGAGAGGACTACGAGCACGGCCGCCTCCATCCCCCCATGCACCACCCGGTCCTGGACGGACACCTTCCCCACCCCGCCTCGGGCCTTATGGCCCCGGGACTCCCAGGCATGCACTACTCCAGGGTGAGCCCAtcagccgcagcagcagctgctgccgcGGCACATCAGAACAGCATCTTAAACAAAACGCCACCCACAGCGTCACTGAGCGCTCCCCCGCCTCTCATCCCGACCCTGGGTGCCCGGCCTGGTTCCCCCAGACGGACTACTCCGCTGGCCACAGACATCAGGGACAGACCGACTCACAAAGACATCGAAGCGCGATGA